The Nitrospira sp. sequence AAGCCGCATTGGGAGCTGACGTGACGGCTCCTACCTTGGCAGAGCCGGTGAAAGTCAAAGTGCCTCCGGGCAGCAAAGCCGATGGTAAACTACGACTGAAGGGTAAAGGGCTTCCCTCGGCGACAGGCGGGCATGGTGATCTGTTCCTCACGCTCCAAATCGTGATGCCGACCACCGCGACCGAAGAAGAGCGGGTGTTGTACGAACGTTTGAGCAAGCAGCGACATCCAGATCCACGAATGGAGCTGCTCTATACCGCCCAGAGACGTTGATGTGAAGTGTGCTCAACTCCTGGGTGATTCGTCTTTGAGTCGTCGTGCTTGCTTGCGTTGCGATGACTGCTGTGGCAAGCTTTGAACCCAAGGTGTCTCAACCAAGGAGGAATTCATGAAGTCTGTAATGAGGGCCACCACTGCCTCTGCGGTCGCCTCGATTTGTCTGTTGGTGTTGGGCGTACCCGGCCTCTGGGCGAATGATCCGAGCTATGGCCATTCCGGAGGAGGACATGGCTATGGAAAAGGGATGATGCACAGCGGCACCGGGCACCTGATCCGGCATTTGCTCAAACACGAAAAGGATATCGGGCTCACCGCCGACCAGGTCACCAAACTGAAAGACATTCAGCTGAATCTTGACAAAGCACGGATCAAGGCCGAAGCCGATATTCAAATCGCTGAACGTGAACTGAGAGCGCTGACGGAGAGTGAGAAGTCTGATCTCACCGCGATCGAAGCAAAGCTGAAGCAAAGCGAAGACCTGCAGGTCGGGCTGCGGATGACTTCCATAAAGACCCGCCGTGATGTGATGGGCTTGCTGACTCCGGAACAGCGTGCAAAGGAAGCGTCCGAGCACGACAAGGTGATGGATCAGCACAAAGGCTCTGGCGCGCCGCATGGAGGCGCAATGCCGTATGGCGGGAATCCTCATGGCGCTAATCCGCACGGTGCCTACCCGCACGGTAAGAACCCTCATGAAGCCGTACCCCCTACACCACCGAGCAATATGTCCGTACAGTAATGCGGTCAGGAAGGCCTATGCATAAGGAACTGAAGCTACAGAGTCATGATCTTCTCGTCGGCGCCGGCCGGGCTCCGGCTCGAGCCATGTTGAAAGCCGTCGGGTTTACCGACGATGACCTGTCGAAACCTCTCATCGGTGTTGCCAACACATGGATCGAGGTCATGCCCTGCAATTTCCATTTGCGGCGGCTTTCAGAGCGAGTGAAGGCCGGGATTCGAGCGGCTGGTGGAACTCCGATCGAATACAACACCATCGCAGTGTCCGACGGGATCTCGATGGGCACGGAAGGAATGAAAGCGTCGCTGATCAGCCGCGAGGTGATCGCCGATTCAATCGAGTTGGTGGCACGCGGACATTTGTTTGATGCGGTGGTGGCTTTGTCTGGTTGTGACAAGACAATCCCCGGCACCGTCATGGCGCTCGCCCGGTTGAATCTTCCATCGATAATGCTCTATGGAGGATCGATCATGCCTGGCCGTTTCCAGGGCCATGACGTGACCATCCAGGACGTGTTTGAAGCAGTCGGTAAACATGCGTCCGGTAAGATGAGCGACGCTGAACTGAAAGACTTGGAAGATCATGCCTGTCCGGGACCGGGTGCCTGTGGAGGTCAGTTCACCGCAAATACCATGGCCATTGCGTTCGAGTTTCTCGGTATTTCACCGATGGGCCGCAATGGCGTTCCGGCCATGGACGACCGAAAGGATGACGTCGCGTTTGAATGCGGCAAGATGGTGATGGATCTGATCAAGCAGGATCTGCGCCCTCGTCAGATCATTACCCGAAAGTCGTTGGAGAATGCCATCGCCGCCGTCGCCACGACCGGTGGATCGACCAATGCCGTTCTGCATCTGCTCGCCATTGCCCGTGAATCCGGGATCAAGTTGAGCATCGATGATTTTGACAAGATCAACCGCAAGGTTCCCCTCCTTGCCGATCTTAAACCAGGGGGCCGCTTTGCCGCGGCGGACCTCTACGCCGCTGGTGGGACGATCCTGGTTGCCAAACGATTACTCGATGCCGGACTCCTCCATAAGAGTCAGCCCACCGTCACGGGGCGAACCATCGGCGAGGAGGCATCGCACGCCCGTGAAACTCCTGGCCAGCAGGTCCTGCGTCCCCTCTCCGATCCTATTAAACCGACAGGAGGTCTTGTGATTCTCAAGGGCAATCTGGCGCCGGAAGGCTGTGTGGTCAAGGTGGCCGGACATTCCATGACGAAATTCCAGGGACCGGCAAAGGTCTATGACCGGGAAGAAGATGCATTCGTGGCGGTCAACGCGGGCCAGATCAAGCCTGGTGATGTCGTCGTCATTCGGTACGAGGGTCCGGCCGGTGGACCAGGGATGCGTGAAATGTTGGGCGTGACGGCCGCAATCGTGGGGGCCGGGCTTGGCGACTCCGTCGCCCTGCTGACCGACGGGCGTTTCTCCGGTGCGACACACGGATTGATGGCGGGTCATGTCGCCCCTGAAGCCGTCAAAGGCGGGCCCATCGCGTCCGTTAAGAACGGCGATATCATCACCTTCGATATTCCCAAACGCCGTCTGGACGTGGCGTTATCTCAGAAAGACATAGTGTCCCGGCTGAAAAAGGTCAAACTACCCGTACCACGCTATACATCGGGTGTGATGGGGAAATACGCCAGGCATGTCTCATCCGCCTCGGAAGGCGCCATCACGAGTTAGATCATCCCGACTCTATCGTGTCTGCTTACACTCACAGGAGCCTCAGAATCTCTGAGCGATGTGAGAACGAAGCTTGAGGCGTTTTTCAACAGCGTCCTAGCGGAAATCGCGCCGTTGGAAGATGACGGACGCGAGCATCAGAAGAAAGGTGGTATAGGCCAGTCCATAGGCCGCGATCAGCAGCAGATCACCGGCCGGCACATCAAGTTGATGAGTCACGTGTCCTTTGAGATTGAATCGATCCAGGTTCGGCAGAATATAATACATCCCCTCCAGTACGGTACGGCCTCCCCCTTCCATCTTTTGGCCGAAGGCCTTTAGATCAGGCGTCAGGTGGCCGATCACATAAATCGCCAGGGTAAAGATTGCGCTGAGTGTCGCGCTCGAAAAGGTCGAGAAAAGCAGCGCGACTGCCGTGATGACCATGAATTCCAAGACAATCATCCCAAGCGCCTTGAACAGCACGGCATGAACAGGAACGTCCTGAAGGGAAAGCACCGCCAGTAACCCGGCTGCCATGATGGTCGTATTGATGACCAATGTGAGACTGAGTCCCAGATATTTCCCCAACAGAAACTGAAACCGGGCGACCGGTTTGGAAACGATAGTGTAGATGGTTTTCTTCTCGATTTCCTTGCTGACCAGGCCGATGCCGACGAAAATGGCGATCAGCACCCCGAAGAAATTGATGCTCCCGAGGCCGATATCCAAGATGAGACGATGAAACTCCCCAAGCGTCAAACGCATCAATATCAGCGAACTGCCGATCATCAGCAGAGCGAAGATCAATAGGTTGTAGAGCAGTTTGTCACGGAGATTCTCACGAAAGGTATTCAGCGCAATCGAGAGTACCTTCATCAGACTCGCGCCTCCACTGTCTGCTGCGTTCCTTTGGCCTCACGGATAAAAAGATCTTCCAGTGAGGCCTTGTGCGGCGTGAGCGAGACCAATTTGGCTTTGGCCGACCGAACGACATCGAGCGCTTGATCGACATCTTGCTGACTGTTCAAGACAACCATGACTCGCTCCCCTTGCAGGACGACTTTCGCAGCCAGAGACCTGATTTGCTCACGGGC is a genomic window containing:
- a CDS encoding periplasmic heavy metal sensor; this encodes MKSVMRATTASAVASICLLVLGVPGLWANDPSYGHSGGGHGYGKGMMHSGTGHLIRHLLKHEKDIGLTADQVTKLKDIQLNLDKARIKAEADIQIAERELRALTESEKSDLTAIEAKLKQSEDLQVGLRMTSIKTRRDVMGLLTPEQRAKEASEHDKVMDQHKGSGAPHGGAMPYGGNPHGANPHGAYPHGKNPHEAVPPTPPSNMSVQ
- the ilvD gene encoding dihydroxy-acid dehydratase translates to MHKELKLQSHDLLVGAGRAPARAMLKAVGFTDDDLSKPLIGVANTWIEVMPCNFHLRRLSERVKAGIRAAGGTPIEYNTIAVSDGISMGTEGMKASLISREVIADSIELVARGHLFDAVVALSGCDKTIPGTVMALARLNLPSIMLYGGSIMPGRFQGHDVTIQDVFEAVGKHASGKMSDAELKDLEDHACPGPGACGGQFTANTMAIAFEFLGISPMGRNGVPAMDDRKDDVAFECGKMVMDLIKQDLRPRQIITRKSLENAIAAVATTGGSTNAVLHLLAIARESGIKLSIDDFDKINRKVPLLADLKPGGRFAAADLYAAGGTILVAKRLLDAGLLHKSQPTVTGRTIGEEASHARETPGQQVLRPLSDPIKPTGGLVILKGNLAPEGCVVKVAGHSMTKFQGPAKVYDREEDAFVAVNAGQIKPGDVVVIRYEGPAGGPGMREMLGVTAAIVGAGLGDSVALLTDGRFSGATHGLMAGHVAPEAVKGGPIASVKNGDIITFDIPKRRLDVALSQKDIVSRLKKVKLPVPRYTSGVMGKYARHVSSASEGAITS
- a CDS encoding ABC transporter permease subunit, with amino-acid sequence MKVLSIALNTFRENLRDKLLYNLLIFALLMIGSSLILMRLTLGEFHRLILDIGLGSINFFGVLIAIFVGIGLVSKEIEKKTIYTIVSKPVARFQFLLGKYLGLSLTLVINTTIMAAGLLAVLSLQDVPVHAVLFKALGMIVLEFMVITAVALLFSTFSSATLSAIFTLAIYVIGHLTPDLKAFGQKMEGGGRTVLEGMYYILPNLDRFNLKGHVTHQLDVPAGDLLLIAAYGLAYTTFLLMLASVIFQRRDFR